A portion of the Bacillus sp. es.034 genome contains these proteins:
- a CDS encoding M20 family metallopeptidase, translating into MDIKQLVQSVEREVITLRRHLHQHPEVSGEEFETSKTIQQKLSEAGIPYQTGYAKTGVLGIIKGEKPGGTVALRADIDALPIQEENDLPYKSSVSNKMHACGHDAHTAMLVGAGKILNQLKSDIKGTVLLVFQPAEENAPIGGSQLMMDDGVFDEFTPDVIFGQHVWPDLPAGEVGVLHNEIMGASDRFKITVKGSGGHASMPHQTNDAIIIANNLITQLQTIVSRNTDPVDSAVLTIGKIEGGYRYNVIADSVTLEGTIRTFKPEVKEMVKNRFYSIIEGVGRSFDAHMTIDYLDGYPATINSPEWVDEVRNAAQKVLGENATPTVSPSLGGEDFSRFLQKYPGAFYWLGTSVKDTEPQYPLHDPRFKLNERALSKGVKVMVRLALDALGRLEKEGSIR; encoded by the coding sequence ATGGATATTAAACAGCTTGTTCAATCAGTAGAGAGAGAAGTCATTACCTTGAGGCGACATCTTCACCAGCATCCTGAAGTGAGTGGGGAGGAATTTGAAACGTCCAAGACGATTCAACAGAAGCTTTCGGAAGCTGGCATCCCTTATCAAACAGGATATGCCAAGACCGGTGTACTGGGCATCATCAAAGGGGAAAAGCCGGGAGGGACGGTGGCACTCAGAGCAGACATCGATGCCCTGCCGATCCAGGAAGAAAATGACCTTCCATACAAATCATCCGTCTCCAATAAAATGCATGCCTGCGGACATGATGCCCATACGGCAATGCTTGTAGGGGCAGGGAAAATTCTCAATCAGCTGAAGTCGGACATAAAGGGAACGGTCCTCCTTGTCTTTCAACCTGCGGAAGAGAATGCCCCGATAGGAGGTTCCCAACTGATGATGGATGATGGGGTCTTTGACGAATTCACGCCTGATGTCATTTTCGGACAGCATGTGTGGCCGGACCTGCCAGCAGGGGAAGTCGGTGTGTTACATAACGAAATCATGGGTGCTTCAGACCGCTTCAAGATTACTGTCAAAGGTTCAGGCGGGCATGCCAGTATGCCCCACCAAACCAATGACGCGATCATTATTGCCAATAATCTCATCACCCAGCTCCAGACCATCGTGAGCAGAAACACCGATCCCGTTGATTCCGCTGTCCTCACCATCGGTAAAATCGAAGGTGGATACCGCTATAATGTCATAGCGGATAGCGTGACCTTGGAAGGAACGATCCGGACGTTCAAACCGGAAGTGAAAGAAATGGTGAAGAATCGCTTTTATTCCATCATAGAAGGAGTGGGCAGAAGCTTCGATGCTCACATGACCATTGACTATTTGGATGGATATCCGGCAACGATCAACTCCCCGGAATGGGTAGATGAAGTAAGGAATGCCGCTCAGAAGGTGCTTGGGGAAAACGCAACACCAACCGTATCACCATCTCTTGGAGGGGAAGACTTCTCCCGTTTCCTTCAGAAATATCCCGGAGCCTTCTACTGGCTTGGAACGTCAGTGAAAGATACAGAACCTCAATATCCCCTCCATGACCCTCGGTTTAAATTGAATGAACGTGCGTTAAGTAAAGGGGTTAAAGTAATGGTTCGGCTTGCGTTGGATGCCTTGGGAAGACTTGAGAAAGAGGGTTCAATCCGATGA
- a CDS encoding amidohydrolase — translation MKSLEQFMEEIAPGLTAFRRTLHQKPELGFTEYVTTYLLGKELMDLGFPVHLGKDALESSSRMGVPPKEYLHLQEERARMEGVEESWLDKMRGGHTGLVATLDTGHPGPHMAFRFDIDALPIRESTDSDHFPARENFSSSHEGVMHACGHDGHAAIGLGVATFLTQYKDQLSGKFTLLFQPAEEGGRGAKAMVKKGWLHQVDYFASGHIGIRNTKLGHVYATTNSFLASSKINVTYKGKAAHAGLEPEKGKNALLSAAAASIHLYTIPRHSDGASRINVGKLQAGGGRNIIPDEAHLEMETRGETTTINQYMLKEALRILRASGELYGVKTVIDVVGDTVEAECNREWIQWLNQAADASPFISEIHDVLPLKASEDVTYMINEVQKQGGSATFMVFGTELKKGHHHHAFDFEEGVLQVAVDAFARLILKRSHQKEEGTR, via the coding sequence ATGAAATCACTTGAACAGTTTATGGAAGAAATAGCGCCGGGTCTCACTGCTTTCAGGCGAACCCTTCATCAAAAGCCTGAACTCGGCTTCACGGAATATGTCACTACCTATCTTCTGGGGAAAGAATTGATGGATCTCGGATTCCCGGTCCACCTGGGAAAGGACGCATTGGAATCAAGCAGCCGGATGGGGGTCCCTCCAAAGGAATACCTTCATCTACAAGAGGAACGTGCCAGGATGGAAGGGGTGGAGGAAAGTTGGCTGGATAAAATGAGAGGCGGTCATACAGGGCTGGTCGCCACATTGGATACAGGTCATCCCGGTCCTCATATGGCGTTCCGGTTCGATATCGATGCCTTGCCGATCAGGGAGTCTACTGACTCGGACCATTTTCCTGCAAGAGAGAATTTCAGCTCTTCCCATGAGGGCGTGATGCATGCCTGCGGCCATGACGGACACGCTGCCATTGGCCTCGGTGTCGCCACCTTTTTAACTCAATACAAAGACCAGCTTTCCGGGAAATTCACCCTCCTCTTTCAACCTGCCGAGGAAGGGGGACGGGGAGCGAAAGCCATGGTGAAAAAGGGCTGGCTCCATCAAGTCGATTATTTTGCAAGCGGTCATATTGGAATCCGGAATACAAAACTCGGTCATGTCTATGCGACAACAAATTCATTTCTTGCTTCTTCCAAAATCAATGTCACCTATAAAGGGAAAGCGGCACACGCCGGCCTCGAGCCTGAAAAGGGAAAGAATGCACTACTTTCAGCAGCAGCTGCAAGCATTCATCTCTATACCATCCCGCGTCATTCCGATGGGGCATCAAGAATCAATGTCGGGAAACTTCAAGCAGGAGGAGGGCGAAACATCATTCCCGATGAAGCCCATCTTGAAATGGAAACAAGGGGAGAAACAACAACGATCAATCAGTACATGCTGAAAGAAGCCCTGCGAATCCTCCGGGCATCGGGTGAACTGTATGGGGTGAAAACCGTAATCGATGTAGTAGGGGATACGGTGGAAGCAGAATGTAACAGGGAATGGATCCAGTGGTTAAACCAGGCTGCGGATGCAAGTCCGTTCATCTCGGAAATTCATGATGTCTTACCTTTAAAGGCATCGGAGGATGTAACGTACATGATCAATGAAGTACAGAAGCAGGGTGGGAGTGCAACGTTCATGGTGTTCGGGACCGAACTGAAAAAAGGCCATCATCATCACGCCTTCGATTTCGAAGAAGGGGTCCTGCAGGTGGCGGTGGATGCCTTCGCCCGTCTTATTTTAAAACGATCTCACCAAAAAGAGGAGGGTACACGTTGA
- a CDS encoding M20 family metallo-hydrolase, with product MKEWLDTTIKMLNLVDTMKQPEGFTRLGYSEEELEAMHVFRSLAESLGLTVRRDQAGNLFARWDGETDHVVMMGSHLDTVENGGGYDGAAGVLCSLGAVKSLKEKGFKPHHSIEVVCFASEESARFGVSTIGSKSVAGILDKAIETVTDRHGVSVKEAVESTGLDWSTVQHAERSQDDILSFIELHIEQGTQIEDHGARFGIVRGVACPIRLKVKVEGMAGHTGTTPMGKRTDALVALAPLISFVSGEAEELSRQSPKPLVATVSTLNVKPNVMNVIPGYAEAGIDIRSVDDDLKRLMADEIIEKCRSLENDFNVTINVETLVDNPSILLDEELTARVKGAGESLGYPSHEMDSGAGHDVMNMAAKWPTALVFIPCEKGISHHPMEHSTLKDLSMGVEILAEVLKQEAGE from the coding sequence TTGAAAGAGTGGCTTGATACTACGATAAAAATGTTAAATCTTGTTGATACGATGAAACAGCCGGAAGGATTTACAAGGTTAGGATATTCAGAGGAAGAATTGGAAGCCATGCATGTATTCCGGAGCCTGGCAGAAAGCTTAGGTTTAACTGTCCGGAGAGACCAGGCGGGCAATCTTTTTGCCAGATGGGATGGGGAGACGGACCACGTTGTCATGATGGGCTCTCATCTCGACACGGTTGAGAATGGGGGAGGGTATGACGGCGCGGCCGGTGTCCTCTGCAGTCTTGGGGCCGTGAAATCCCTCAAAGAAAAAGGCTTCAAACCACACCATAGTATTGAAGTGGTCTGCTTTGCTTCAGAAGAATCTGCCCGTTTCGGTGTGTCCACGATTGGAAGTAAGAGTGTCGCAGGAATTCTGGATAAGGCCATTGAAACGGTAACGGACCGTCATGGGGTTTCGGTTAAAGAAGCGGTAGAATCCACTGGCCTGGACTGGTCAACGGTCCAACATGCCGAACGATCCCAGGACGACATCCTTTCTTTCATCGAACTCCATATTGAACAAGGTACCCAAATCGAAGATCATGGAGCACGGTTCGGGATTGTACGGGGCGTCGCCTGTCCGATCCGATTGAAGGTGAAAGTGGAAGGAATGGCGGGGCATACGGGTACGACCCCAATGGGAAAACGGACTGACGCCCTTGTGGCGCTTGCCCCCCTTATTTCATTCGTTTCCGGGGAAGCGGAGGAGCTCTCCCGTCAATCCCCGAAACCACTGGTGGCAACCGTCAGCACCCTGAACGTAAAGCCGAACGTCATGAACGTCATCCCCGGTTACGCAGAAGCGGGCATCGATATCCGGTCCGTCGACGATGACCTTAAGAGATTGATGGCTGATGAAATTATCGAGAAATGCCGAAGCTTAGAGAATGACTTTAATGTTACAATCAATGTGGAAACTCTTGTAGATAACCCTTCCATCCTGTTGGATGAAGAGCTGACAGCCAGGGTAAAGGGAGCCGGGGAAAGCCTCGGGTACCCTTCTCATGAAATGGACAGCGGGGCAGGGCATGATGTCATGAACATGGCAGCGAAATGGCCAACCGCCTTAGTCTTCATCCCTTGTGAAAAAGGGATCAGCCACCATCCGATGGAGCATAGCACGCTTAAGGACTTATCTATGGGAGTCGAGATTCTAGCTGAAGTATTGAAGCAAGAAGCAGGTGAATAA
- a CDS encoding cell wall-binding repeat-containing protein: MNGKTMKRQLLSVTVASSMALSLFAPPLSQHVSAADEAFQDLIISEYIEGSSYNKAIELYNGTGEPIDLSNYSLELHTNGVETTDKTMTLSGVLNAGETFVLAHKQAVQEILDQADILDSNVINFNGNDPITLKKNGTVIDSIGQVGSAADFAKDVSIVRHDAVKTGDSDVTDAFDLTAEWTDQGKDVFSDLGTHLSDDPAPDPAPIELSTIADARTAPKGTTVKVQGTATAAFEAGGQINLFIQDGTAGVIVRASGLTAEPGDEVIAEGKLGDYYGMQQIEATASSVEITEEDKGVPSPASLTSTDLSAENGEEHEGMFVEFTDVTVISKDSNGNFTATDNSGEFVIKPNDSAMLEVGKTYEILRGVVDYNFDEYKLVPRNGADVIETAFSVTADPASGSVVEGTKVTLQTATEGGSIYYTTDGTDPTSASPEYTEPLELTSDVTIKAVVVKDGDTSEVATFTYKMLKSADGLSIHDIQGESHTSPYENMTVSNVEGIVTAKAGSNAFYMQEETPDDNIATSEGIYVYAKGSSVNVGDKVNVAGQVKEWREDGYSDAKDLLTTQITASAVSVESSGNTVPAAVVMGEDRIPPTEVVEDDEMKTFDPETDGLDFYESLEGMLIEIPDATITGPIEYDELSVIVNTSDDQRRTRAGGVLISPEDYNPERMLIDVDGININAKTGDTLDGSVTGNVSYDYSNFKIRPTGDFPEVVDGGTVREVTGITPVEEDLTIASYNIENFYAGIDQSKVDKIAESIVKNLKTPDIVGLVEVQDNNGPTDDGTTDASASYEAIIKGIEEAGGPTYEFTDIAPSDKVDGGQPGGNIRVGFIYNPDRVQLTDKEAGDAVTAVDVDENGLTQNPGRVEPLNEAFDDSRKPLAAEFMFNGEKVIVVANHFNSKGGDGALFGAEHPVVLGSEEQRVKQAEIINNFVKDVNENVDDANVVVLGDLNDFEFSNPLKTLKGDVLTDMMEKLPTKERYSYIYQGNSQVLDHILVTNNLADHTDIDSVNINSDFSEEDGRASDHDPVLAKIQFSNKVERISGDDRYETAIEISKKGWESADTVVIARGDMFPDALAGAPLAYKHDAPILLTEQNYLNPKVQAEIKRLGAKKAIILGGEGAVSKYVQYQLKGLGLKTDRISGDDRFETAANIAAKLDGNPEKAVVANAYQFADALSVASYAAQNGYPIVLSAQDTLSKASSKVLKHIDEKIVVGGENAISTEIFESFDEATRYSGLDRYETSAEIAKHLTPQANSAIVATGANFADALAGSVLAAKEGAEILLVKKDEVPKDIMEAIEMDHINNFHVVGGKNAVSEDVINKLKK, encoded by the coding sequence ATGAACGGGAAAACAATGAAGCGCCAACTGTTAAGTGTAACAGTTGCTTCCAGTATGGCTTTAAGCTTGTTTGCTCCTCCTCTATCTCAGCACGTATCCGCTGCAGATGAGGCATTTCAGGATTTAATCATTTCGGAATATATAGAAGGATCCAGTTACAATAAAGCAATTGAACTTTATAACGGTACTGGTGAACCCATTGATTTATCGAATTACTCCTTAGAATTACATACAAATGGTGTGGAAACGACGGACAAAACTATGACTTTATCTGGCGTTCTTAATGCAGGAGAGACGTTTGTCCTTGCCCACAAGCAAGCTGTTCAGGAGATCCTTGACCAAGCAGATATCTTAGACAGCAATGTCATCAACTTCAACGGAAATGATCCCATTACATTAAAGAAGAATGGCACAGTGATCGATTCCATCGGACAGGTTGGTTCAGCTGCTGACTTCGCAAAGGATGTTTCAATTGTCCGCCATGATGCCGTTAAGACAGGGGACTCAGATGTAACGGATGCATTTGACCTTACAGCTGAATGGACAGATCAGGGCAAAGATGTATTCAGTGACCTCGGAACCCATCTATCAGACGATCCAGCTCCGGACCCAGCGCCAATCGAATTATCCACTATAGCAGATGCCCGTACAGCCCCTAAAGGAACGACCGTCAAAGTCCAGGGGACAGCAACCGCAGCCTTCGAAGCAGGCGGTCAGATAAACCTCTTTATCCAGGACGGGACAGCAGGTGTCATCGTCCGAGCAAGCGGACTTACTGCCGAGCCGGGTGATGAAGTCATCGCGGAAGGTAAACTCGGAGACTACTATGGAATGCAGCAAATCGAAGCAACGGCTTCAAGCGTTGAAATCACAGAAGAAGACAAGGGTGTCCCATCACCAGCTTCTCTGACGTCTACAGACCTCTCAGCGGAGAATGGGGAAGAGCACGAAGGGATGTTTGTGGAATTTACGGATGTGACTGTGATATCCAAAGACAGCAACGGTAACTTCACCGCAACAGACAACTCAGGTGAGTTCGTCATCAAACCAAATGATAGTGCGATGCTTGAAGTCGGCAAAACGTACGAAATCCTTCGCGGAGTGGTTGATTATAATTTTGACGAATACAAACTGGTACCTCGAAATGGGGCAGATGTCATTGAAACGGCCTTCTCTGTAACGGCTGATCCTGCTTCAGGGTCTGTAGTCGAAGGGACGAAGGTGACACTTCAAACAGCAACTGAAGGTGGATCTATTTACTATACAACGGATGGAACTGATCCTACATCTGCGAGTCCTGAATATACTGAACCGTTAGAGCTTACTTCAGATGTAACCATCAAAGCAGTCGTTGTAAAAGACGGAGACACAAGTGAAGTGGCCACTTTCACTTACAAAATGCTTAAATCTGCAGACGGTTTAAGCATTCACGATATCCAGGGAGAATCCCATACATCTCCTTACGAAAACATGACCGTTTCAAACGTAGAAGGAATTGTGACAGCGAAGGCCGGTTCCAACGCATTCTACATGCAGGAAGAGACGCCTGACGATAACATAGCGACTTCTGAAGGAATCTATGTTTATGCGAAAGGAAGTTCCGTAAACGTAGGGGACAAAGTGAATGTCGCTGGACAAGTAAAAGAGTGGAGAGAAGACGGCTATTCCGATGCAAAAGATCTTCTGACGACTCAAATCACTGCATCCGCTGTATCGGTAGAATCCTCAGGCAACACTGTCCCTGCGGCAGTTGTGATGGGTGAGGACCGCATCCCGCCTACAGAAGTGGTGGAAGACGATGAAATGAAAACATTCGATCCCGAAACAGACGGCTTGGACTTCTATGAAAGTCTTGAAGGAATGCTGATTGAAATTCCTGATGCCACGATCACGGGTCCGATTGAATATGATGAACTTTCGGTCATTGTGAATACAAGCGATGACCAACGTCGCACACGAGCGGGAGGCGTATTGATTTCTCCTGAAGACTACAATCCTGAGAGAATGTTGATCGACGTTGATGGGATTAATATCAATGCCAAAACAGGCGATACACTTGATGGATCTGTTACTGGAAACGTGAGCTACGACTACAGTAACTTCAAAATTCGCCCAACTGGTGATTTCCCAGAAGTCGTTGATGGAGGAACAGTCCGCGAAGTGACAGGCATCACTCCGGTAGAAGAAGACTTGACGATCGCTTCATATAATATTGAGAACTTCTACGCCGGAATCGATCAAAGTAAAGTGGATAAGATTGCCGAATCAATCGTTAAGAATTTGAAAACCCCTGATATCGTCGGCCTTGTCGAAGTCCAGGATAATAACGGTCCAACGGATGATGGGACGACCGATGCAAGTGCTTCATATGAAGCCATCATCAAAGGGATTGAAGAAGCCGGCGGTCCGACATACGAATTCACTGATATTGCACCTAGTGACAAAGTGGACGGCGGGCAGCCTGGCGGGAATATCCGTGTCGGATTCATCTACAATCCGGATCGCGTTCAATTGACTGATAAAGAAGCTGGAGATGCTGTCACAGCGGTTGATGTCGATGAAAACGGTCTTACACAAAACCCGGGACGCGTCGAACCGTTGAATGAAGCGTTTGATGATTCCCGTAAGCCACTCGCTGCAGAGTTCATGTTCAATGGTGAAAAAGTCATCGTCGTAGCGAATCACTTTAACTCCAAAGGGGGAGACGGAGCTTTATTCGGTGCGGAACATCCGGTCGTCCTTGGAAGTGAAGAACAGCGTGTTAAACAGGCAGAAATCATCAATAACTTCGTGAAAGACGTAAACGAAAACGTGGATGACGCAAATGTTGTGGTTCTGGGTGACCTGAACGACTTTGAATTCTCAAACCCTCTCAAGACGCTTAAAGGCGATGTTTTAACCGATATGATGGAGAAGCTTCCTACTAAAGAGAGATATTCATATATCTATCAAGGAAACTCCCAAGTTCTTGATCACATTTTAGTAACAAATAATCTGGCTGATCATACGGACATTGACAGTGTGAACATCAACTCTGATTTCAGTGAGGAAGATGGACGTGCGAGTGATCACGATCCAGTTCTGGCGAAAATTCAGTTTAGCAACAAAGTAGAGCGGATCTCTGGTGACGATCGTTATGAGACGGCGATCGAGATCTCTAAAAAAGGCTGGGAATCTGCTGACACAGTGGTAATTGCACGAGGGGATATGTTCCCGGATGCCCTTGCAGGAGCTCCACTTGCTTACAAACATGATGCACCGATTTTATTAACAGAGCAGAACTATCTGAATCCTAAGGTACAAGCAGAAATCAAACGCCTGGGTGCCAAGAAAGCAATCATCCTTGGAGGAGAAGGGGCAGTATCCAAATATGTTCAGTATCAATTAAAAGGTTTAGGTCTTAAGACTGATCGTATCTCAGGGGATGACCGATTCGAAACGGCTGCAAATATCGCTGCCAAATTGGATGGGAATCCTGAAAAGGCCGTTGTAGCAAATGCCTATCAATTTGCAGACGCTCTTTCCGTGGCCTCCTATGCCGCACAAAACGGATATCCAATCGTATTATCTGCTCAAGACACACTTTCAAAAGCTTCAAGCAAAGTCTTGAAACACATTGATGAGAAAATCGTCGTAGGCGGAGAAAATGCAATCAGCACAGAAATCTTTGAAAGCTTTGATGAGGCGACCCGTTATAGTGGATTGGATCGCTATGAAACATCAGCTGAAATTGCCAAGCACTTAACTCCACAAGCAAATAGTGCAATCGTCGCAACAGGAGCAAACTTTGCCGATGCATTGGCAGGTTCTGTTTTGGCAGCCAAAGAAGGCGCTGAAATCCTGCTAGTGAAGAAGGATGAAGTTCCTAAGGACATCATGGAAGCGATTGAAATGGACCATATTAATAACTTCCATGTTGTAGGTGGCAAGAATGCCGTCAGTGAAGATGTTATAAACAAACTGAAGAAATAA